The Mycobacterium riyadhense sequence GACGCTAAATCGATGGTGCGCGAAGCGATATAGACCTCGGCGAGCTGCGCCGCCACGGTCTGAAAGGTCGACAACGGCTTGCCAAACTGCTTGCGGTTGGCCACGTAGTCGGCGGTCAACCGCAGCGCCCCGGCGACCAGCCCGGCGGCGTAGGCGCCAATCATCGCCAACGCCAACTGGTTAGCTCGACGCGCGCTAACACCCACCAAAACGTCGGAGCCAGGAACGGGCACGCCGTCGAACGAGACCACGTACTCGTCGGAATCATTCGACGTCGGCGTTTGGACCAGCTGCACACCGTCGGCCTTGGGTGACACCACCACGACCGCGTTGTCGGCCGTGACGATCATCCAATCCGCGGACTCGGCATATCCCACACCAATCTTGGTGCCCGACAACCTACCGCCCACGAAGGTCGTAGCGGGCCGGTCGGGCAATGCCGCACCCGGTTCATTGAGCGCCGCGGTCAACACCGCGCCCTTGGCCACTCCGGCCAGGTAGCGGTCCTGCTGCTCAGCCGACGCCAGATCAAGCAGCGGGACCACACCGAGGCCCAGCGTTGCCAGTGCCGGTGTGATAGCGCCGTGGCGCCCCACCTCGGTCAGCACCGTCCCCACCTCGGACAGCCCAACGCCGTCGCCGCCCAGGCGTTCGGGCACCGGCAACGCCGTCACGCCACCCTGGACAAGCGCCTCCCACGAGATGTCTCGCTCCATAACCGACGTGACGACATCGGCGACGGCTTGCTGTTCTGCGGAAAGGTCGAAATCCATTAGTGAGCAACCGGGCACTTGCCGCCGGTGTAGTCGACCTGCCAGTGCTTGATGCCATTGAGCCACCCCGACCGCAGCCGCTCGGGAGCCGAGATCGGCTTCAGGTCGGGCATGTGGTCGGCCACGGCGTTGAAGATCAGGTTTATCGTCATCCGGGCCAGGTTGGCGCCAATGCAGTAGTGCGCCCCGGTACCGCCGAAGCCGACATGCGGGTTGGGATTACGCAGGATGTTGAAGGTGTACGGATCCTCGAAGACCTCTTCGTCGAAATTGGCCGCGCGATAAAACAGCCCCACCCGCTGGCCCTTCTTGATTTGCACGCCGGAGAGCTCGTAGTCCTCCAGCGCGGTGCGCTGGAAACAGTTGATCGGGCTGGCCCAGCGCACGATCTCGTCGGCGGCGGTCTCCGGGCGCTCCCTCTTGAACAGCTCCCACTGGTCCGGGTGATCGGCGAACGCCATCATCCCCTGGGTGATGGAATTGCGGCTGGTCTCGTTACCCGCCACCGCGAGCATCACCACGAAGAAGCCGAACTCGTCGTCGGAGAGCTTTTCGCCGTCTATGTCGGCTTCGATCAGCGTTGTCACGATGTCGTCGCTCGGATTCTTCGCCCGCTCCTCGGCCATCTGCATCGCGTAGCCGATCAACTCTGCCGACGACATCTTCGGGTCGATATGCGAGTACTCCGGGTCCTCGTTCCCGGTCATTTCGTTCGACCAGTGGAACAGCTTGCCGCGGTCCTCCTGCGGCACGCCGAGCAAACCGGCGATTGCCTGCAGCGGCAGCTCACACGACACCTGCTCGACAAAGTCTCCGGAACCCGCGGCCGCCGCCGCTTTGGCGATCTGGTGGGCGCGCTCGCTGAGTTCGTCGTGCAGGCGTCCAATGGCTCGCGGCGTGAAACCGCGGGAGATGATCTTGCGCAGCCGGGTGTGGTGTGGTGCGTCCATGTTCAGCATGACGAACCGCTGGACCTCGATATCTTCCCTCGCGATGTCGTTGGGGAAGCGCGGGATCACCCCGTTCTCATAGCTGGAGAAGATGTCGCTGCGCCGCGAGACCTCCTTGACGTCGTTGAGTTTGGTAACCGCCCAGAAGCCGCCGTCGTGGAAGCCGCCACCGGTACCAGGCGCCTGTTCGTTCCACCAGATCGGTGCGGACGCCCGCAACTCGGCAAATTCTTCGACCGGCAGTCGCTCGGCATAGATATCCGGGTCGGTGAGATCGAACCCGGGCGGAAGATTGGGGCAGGGCACGCTACTTCTCCTTACTACAGTCCTCGTTGACCGGTGGGTCCCCGGACACTAGCTGTCCTAGTGATGCTCTGATGCCAGTAAAACATGCCTTCACCGCAGACAAAAGGCATCGAAGTATCGTTGCTTGTCATAGTAATGAAACGTGTTCTAGCCTTGCCACATGGGTAACCCGGTAATCGTTGAGGCCACTCGGAGTCCTATCGGCAAACGCAATGGATGGCTATCGGGGCTGCATGCCACCGAGCTGCTCGGCGCGGTGCAAAAGGCGCTGGTGGAAAAGGCCGGGATCAACGCCGGCGATGTCGAGCAAGTCATTGGTGGTTGTGTTACCCAGTTCGCCGAGCAATCCAACAACATCAGCCGCGTTGCCTGGCTGACCGCTGGTCTACCGGAGCACGTGGGCGCCACCACCGTCGATTGCCAGTGCGGCAGTAGCCAGCAGGCCAACCATCTGGTTGCGGGGCTAATCGCGACCGGCGCGATCGACATCGGCATCGCCTGCGGCATCGA is a genomic window containing:
- a CDS encoding cytochrome P450 codes for the protein MPCPNLPPGFDLTDPDIYAERLPVEEFAELRASAPIWWNEQAPGTGGGFHDGGFWAVTKLNDVKEVSRRSDIFSSYENGVIPRFPNDIAREDIEVQRFVMLNMDAPHHTRLRKIISRGFTPRAIGRLHDELSERAHQIAKAAAAAGSGDFVEQVSCELPLQAIAGLLGVPQEDRGKLFHWSNEMTGNEDPEYSHIDPKMSSAELIGYAMQMAEERAKNPSDDIVTTLIEADIDGEKLSDDEFGFFVVMLAVAGNETSRNSITQGMMAFADHPDQWELFKRERPETAADEIVRWASPINCFQRTALEDYELSGVQIKKGQRVGLFYRAANFDEEVFEDPYTFNILRNPNPHVGFGGTGAHYCIGANLARMTINLIFNAVADHMPDLKPISAPERLRSGWLNGIKHWQVDYTGGKCPVAH
- a CDS encoding acyl-CoA dehydrogenase family protein: MDFDLSAEQQAVADVVTSVMERDISWEALVQGGVTALPVPERLGGDGVGLSEVGTVLTEVGRHGAITPALATLGLGVVPLLDLASAEQQDRYLAGVAKGAVLTAALNEPGAALPDRPATTFVGGRLSGTKIGVGYAESADWMIVTADNAVVVVSPKADGVQLVQTPTSNDSDEYVVSFDGVPVPGSDVLVGVSARRANQLALAMIGAYAAGLVAGALRLTADYVANRKQFGKPLSTFQTVAAQLAEVYIASRTIDLASKSVIWRLAEDRDASDDSDVLGYWLTSQAPPAMQICHHLHGGMGMDITYPMPRYYSTIKDLTRLLGGPALRLDLIGDRELVGAQCSST